One window of the Nicotiana tabacum cultivar K326 chromosome 4, ASM71507v2, whole genome shotgun sequence genome contains the following:
- the LOC107816659 gene encoding dehydration-responsive element-binding protein 1D-like has protein sequence MDIFRSYYSDSLTESSSLSDNSSSPCNRANLSDEEVLLASNNPKKRAGRKKFHETRHPVYRGVRKRNSDKWVCEMRLPNKKSRIWLGTYPIAEMAARAHDVAAIALRSRSACLNFADSVWKLPIPASTDAKDIQRAAAEAAEAFRPSESETISGESCAGTTPETLENDKFFMDEEALFCMPGFLASMAEGLMLPPPHFVEVGDYVEAADMHLWSYTI, from the coding sequence ATGGATATCTTTCGAAGTTATTACTCCGACTCACTTACTGAATCTTCATCACTTTCTGATAACAGCAGCTCCCCATGTAATAGAGCTAATCTTTCTGATGAGGAAGTTTTGTTAGCTTCAAATAACCCCAAGAAGCGAGCAGGGAGGAAGAAGTTTCACGAAACTAGACACCCAGTATACAGGGGAGTGAGGAAGAGGAACTCAGACAAATGGGTTTGTGAAATGAGACTACCAAATAAGAAATCAAGAATATGGCTTGGAACTTACCCCATTGCAGAAATGGCGGCCAGAGCTCATGACGTGGCAGCTATTGCATTGAGGAGTCGTTCTGCTTGCTTGAACTTTGCAGACTCTGTTTGGAAGTTGCCTATCCCAGCTTCTACCGACGCTAAGGATATTCAGAGAGCGGCGGCGGAGGCTGCCGAGGCTTTCCGGCCATCTGAGTCAGAAACAATTTCAGGAGAATCATGTGCTGGCACTACTCCTGAAACGCTAGAAAATGATAAGTTTTTTATGGATGAGGAAGCTCTTTTTTGTATGCCGGGATTTCTAGCGAGTATGGCGGAAGGATTAATGCTGCCTCCACCTCACTTCGTAGAAGTTGGAGATTATGTGGAAGCTGCTGACATGCATCTATGGAGTTATACTATTTAA